The DNA sequence TCACAGCGCGAAACTATCAAAGCGATGCACATATTTTATAGCAACTCCAAGTCAAAGGGCACCGAGTCAGTGAGCCCGAGTGCCAGACGAGAAATGCGAAATGCCATCATCGACTATGGCGCCCTGCAGCCGTCCCCCGTCCACCCTGCTGATAGTGCgagcgaagaagatgttgcAGTAAGTCTTTCTGTCCATGCATCCATATCACAGCCCATGACTGACAATTTGAACAGATTGCATCtgaacaagaagaaacaatAGCTACGCACGATATCAGTACGAATGAGACCGAGCTTGTGTCTCATGAATTTGGCGTGGTACCGCCTGCCGATTATGACCTTTTTGATACGCACTTCGATATTGACTCTACTATGCAGGCGTCATTTGCAGATGCTACCCAGGGCTTCTGGGAAGGATACCCAGGAAATGTTGAGGTGTCAGGGTGGTAGATGGTGCCCAAGGAGCACGATACCATTGCAGTCGTGCAACCACGACATCGTTATCATTTGATCAATATCAAATTCAGGATAAGGCTGATCGCTTCCTCTCCTTTacctctctctgtctctctccctccttcttatctcttttttctctctttataCGTTTTAGCTTACAGTTACAACTGCCGATACGGGGCACAATATTGATGATCCATGCAGCCAAATCACAGATACCCCTCAACTCTAAATGCAGCTAGAAATGCAACATATGCGGCTATATCTTTTTTATCCTTATCTCTGAGTCCTGTGTTCCGCCCTGCTACAGTCAACCACAGTGTTGAATGAAACCTAATCATCAATTATTCTTCGTTTGGTCTTTCATGTTGCCATTGTCGCAATCAGGTGATGCAAGGTAAGTCGTACAAACGGTATCGCTACTTGAACCGTTCAATGAGGCAGCACATCACTCTCTTGTGATGTGAGCTTAAATCCCTCTTAGATGCCTGATTGTTTAGGTCTTTGCCAATTCTTCCACTGCAAAACGATCAAAATCAGAGCATAATTTCACGCTCTTGATACCAATATAGTCGTGGTATATGCCGGCAATTTTATGAGCCTCGTCGGCGCCTTTTGTtgctttcttatatattactattgATACCGAAACAAGGCCGTCATTGCTGAGTGGATCCTGTCGCCATACCACAAACGCCCAGGATTAACCCAATTGCCAGCCGCAATGTGGATTGTTTCATTGACAGCACGGCAATGCAGCACGCCCTACGTAATGTCAGGTTACACCGATGGAACCCTGAGCCAGATCAAAGGCTGGACGTTGTACGGTGAGTAAGCCTGCCGACGAACTAGCTATACCCGGCAATTCCGATCCTAGCCCTACGAACTGCggcagttttttttttccccaacgCAATAAATTGTTCTACTACTGAGTAAATTACGTATAGGATATTATTATGGTTCTCGGCTGGTGAGCGAGTTAATTGACGGACAAGGCGGTTGCGTATATATGCATACACAAGCTTGTTGAGGAGGTCCGGCATCTTTTCTCGATCCACCGCTCTCTGCCGGAATATGATGAGAAGCTTGGAACAATCGTGCCCCTTGCAATGGCAAGATAAAGTGATAAGGATGAAGTGTGTGCCAAGATTCAGAATCCTGCTTATCGGTTATCTCATGTGTaaatacatacatgcacatCTCCTATCAGCAAGTTGCCGCAGCGCCTATTCGAAACGGCGGCTAGCCAACGACCGGCAGCCCGCAGGGTCGGATCTGCTCTATTCGGACAGACTTCTCCAGAGAGTAGACATGATTGCTGATTTGTGGGGTCTGCCGGCTGGCTGGTAGTCTTGGTTGTCCGGTGACATGTGTCCATCGACGCCTTACGACGTAATTGCGAATACTACCGAATCCGACCTTCTCCAGGCTGTCAATGGGTTCATTGGACGGATCTATTGTGGATATCAGATGGCAGCGTATCCAATTTCCCGTTCCGGAATCTGCCGCTGCAGTGCAATGTCATCTTGCACACGTTTCTTGTGTGAGTAGGATCAACCCCCCTTCCCAAGCCATAGTAGCGTTTGGCCAAAAAAGGACGAATTTTAACCACCCTGCTCATGGCGGCTACTGATGATCGCAACCAACTTCCAGACAAAGATAACAGTGATATGGACTATCTATGATAGAAAGAAGCTCTGAATTCATCGTCATTGAGCTCTGCGGGCAGTGCGAGAATGTGCGGCATGTGCGGCGAATGCGGAGCCGGTCCGTTTTCGTTCTAAGGAAAATCTTAGGAAACTGCAGGGTCCGGCGGCAAATGCGTCTATGCGCTCTCCGTACTTTTCATGAATGTCCCTCGGCATCCGCATCGTGGAACCGCCGCATGGAAAAATTGTGTTAACAAGCTGAATGACTGAATTCGGAGCCCGGCCGCTAGTTACGGGACTGACTCCTACCGGTGGTTCGATGTCCACCGcaagattttttttccatgCTCACGGGGTCAACGCCCTGATAGCATGCAAACACCATCACCGAGATTCCGATGGCCGAGATTGAATGGCGGCGTGTGCGGCATACTGGCTGGCGGTGACTCTGAAGATGGATGGCATGGATGGCATGGATGGCAAGAGAGGTAGTGAGAGAATTACACGAAGATTTGCGCAGGATATGATCTGATGGTGGATATGGCGGTTATTTTGTTGAATGGAGGGTATATCGATGTCTTGGTATCAACATTGAATATAAATATGATGGTATCTAGACGCTTTGTTTGAAAAAACCACCAAATAAcaatcagcatcatctcaacAGCCTTTAAAGAAGCATCTTTACCAAAACCTACACTTTCAAACGCAAAAATGGTTGCAACTATCCGCCAGTACAAGGCTGCCTGTGTTCAGGCCGAGCCAGGATGGTTTGACTTGGAGAAGTGTATTCAGAAGACTGTCAGCTTCATCCACGAAGCTGGCGAAAAGGGATGCAAACTCATTGCTTTCCCTGAAGTTTGTAAGTCAACATACAaagaatgatgaagagaatgctTTTACTAATACATCTCCTTAGGGATTCCTGGGTACGCGATACAAGATCATCCAAGGAGCATAATAATGTGAAACTAACTGATGATTCATCATAGATACACCTACTGGGGATGGCGTGTAAACTACCAAGATTCTCTGCCCCTTCTTAAGGATTACTTCAAGAATTCTCTTCGTCCGGATTCCGAAGAGATGAACCGCATCCGAAGTGCCGCTCGCAAGGCCCAGATTTATGTCTCTTTGGGCTACTCCGAGGTTGAGGGCCACAGTCTTTACATTGCCCAGATCATCATTGACCCCCATGGCAACGTTATCAACCACCGCCGCAAGATTAAGCCCACACACGTCGAGAAGCTTGTTTTCGGCGAGGGCACCGGCGATTCCTTGAACACTGTTGTTGAGACTGAAATTGGCAACCTGGGCCACCTCAACTGCTGGGAAAACGTGAGCTGCCCCAGATTTTTAACGAAAACGCTTCAGTCGTATTAATCCACTGCAGATGAACCCCTTCCTCAAGGCTAATGCTGCTGCCCAATACGAGGAAGTCCACGTTGCCGCGTGGCCCGTCTACCCgcctgcatcttctctgAAGTATCCCGACCCGTACACGAACATCTCAGAAGCCCAGTCTGAGCTCGTGACTCCTGCTTACGCCTATGAGACCGGCACCTGGACGCTCGCCCCTAGCCAGGTCGTCACCAGAGAGGGTGCCCGTCTCAATCTGCCCAAGCGCCTTCAGAATGACGAAGCAGCTGTTGACGCAGAGgctgccgtcatcgccaACGGCTTCGCTCGCATCTACCGACCAGACGGCTTCCGCGCCGTGGAAGATCCTGCCAAGGATTTCGAAGGAATCTTCATTGTCGATATCGATCTTGATGAGAATATTTTGACCAAGCGTCTTGCTGATTTCGTATGTCTTCTGATCAAACCTTGAGACTTTTTTGAAATGGCGCTAACTAATGGCTGTGGAAAAAGGGTGGACACTACATGCGACCTGATCTTATTCGCCTTATGGTTGATAAGACACCAAAGACGTATCTTGTCGATGCCGATAAACCCAACCCCAAGCAGTTCCCCAGCTCTATCCAGCGCCTTGGACTGGACAAGCCTCTTCCGGAAGAAGAGCAATGAGCATGTTAAACTAGAGAGAGGAGGATTTAAGATGTTGTATTGAGTGCATGAAGACGGTTTATGATTGATAGAAGttgttgattttttttgtaagATATGTAGGAAGAGTTGTAGAACCGTGAAATCTCATCTTTTATTTGTTTATggctgattttttttctctaccAACGTGATTCTATTCAAACCAAGGGAAATACAAAGACTACTGGATATAACTGTATCAATCACATACTAGAAGCATGAGCGCAATCGCAGGTagtttgaagaagctcagCACTTGGCTATTTGGCAGAATATGCAAAAGGGCAATAGCAAATTTGGCACCTCGGCGGAATGCGTGATGTAGCAGTGTTCCATTTCTCTCTTGCTTTGTAGTTTCAATAACTTAAACCTGCTTTCCAAGTGATGTTTTCTTCAGAGCGGTGCGGAATATACGTTGATCCTAGTTGATGTAGATAATTCACTAGCATTGCCGCGAGCAATTATTAACATATTTGTAAGGTTTTTCATCCTTTACTATTGGCTAAAAGTAGCACCACTATTGAAATTTCATGGTTACTAGACTTAAGAATCACGatttcatcatctcgtctATCTATTTTTGCACATGAGCTCTATGCGATGACGCCCGAGCCGCAGGGTAGCGCAGACGCTGCGGGCGCATATCGTGAGCCTCTCGACCTCATAGGCCGGCTATACATGCAGTAATAGGCTTGAGTCAGCAACCTAGATTCTCCTTTTCCACCTGCCTAAACGGGACTGTTACCAATCGCGGCACTCAAGCCCGCGCTTAGTAACCGCAGTGGCCGGAACAATGTCTTTCCGCGGTCAGACCGGCTTCTCGCGTGTGAATGTCAGAGTCGATCTTTTAGGATGAGCTCAACAGACGGGCCAGATTATCTGCGGTATCGTCGTCGTTAATGAAATGTGATGCTTCTCAACAAGCACCGCATGATCTAAGATGCCCTGAGCGAGCCACGCGGAGTCCAGCTTCCATTGTGGGTATTTGCCTGCATCCTGTCTGCATACAGCAAGCGACGCGCCGCTGGACCCGCAGAGCGAATCACCGTCGACAGCCCTGACTAATTGCTGTCGTCCTCGATTTGTTGCAATGGATGAAACGTTGGGCGGAAGCGTAGGAGCGCCGGCATCCAAGCCATCgcctcagccgcagccctcaaggaagaggagacaCTCATATACGCGCGTTGCTTGGTGAGTGCGGCGTGGCTGTCCTTGTCGTCGATGAGGAGTCCCCTTAATGACGCCTTCCCAGTGATGAATGCCAGCGGCGCAAGACAAAATGTAGCGGAGAGCGGCCCTGTAAGGCCTGCAGGGAGAGCAACCACAACTGCCTCTATGACCGGACTACGCGGTTTCGAAACCGGAATCGCACTTCGTAAGACTCACCCTGGTCACTATGCCCGGTGCAATGTATCTCATCTCACCCGCCTTAGAAACACCACGGAAAGCGAaggctcttcttccacgcgCACGCAGAACCAGGCGCAAGCTGCTCCATCTTCACAGCCTGGCCAAGGACAATCTCAACCAGCAGCTACTAACAGTGTGACTGCCACTGCCGCTTCCGCTGCCcctgccaacgccaatgGGTTGCGCAGCTCAGACTACTATTTGCAGCTGGCGGAGAGGTTGTTGGTGACGACGAAGCCTGCGTCCAcccaaaaggcaaaagccCAAAGCCAGTATGGGGTGCCTGTGACGTAtttcttggagaagctgcttttCCATAGAGCAAACAACGCTCCTGGAAACGCATTGGCCTATGTCGACAATGACCGGTGGCTGAGTATCATTGCACTCTACGAGGAAGAGATTGGCATACAATATCCCTTTCTGAACCTTGACGAGCTGAGGCGCGAAATCACAGAAGGCGACGTGAGGAATGCGAAAGACGATCATTCGCGACAGCCAAAACCGCCACCCGGTGCCAAGGCCAGCCGCATTCAAATCGAGAACATTGCAATCCATGTCTTGGCGATTATATCCATTTTCGCTGATGCACGGACCATTGAAATAGCAAACCCATGGGTTGAAGAGATTTATGCAGCAACAGTGGCAAGGACTCAGCTCGACAGCACTGTCAATGCCGCCGACTTGTGCCTCCTCATACTCGCCGTAAGTCtcaagcagctggagagGCCGTTGAACATGCGCGCAAAGTCTAACGTTCTTGGTGTCTTGCGTATTAGACGATATTTTTCTTCCTTAGCGATCGGGAAATTCTTGCGTGGAGAGGAATTGGTGTCGTTCTGCGATTACTCCAGGAAAACAGTTCTCGAAACGCGGGAGACTTGAGTCTTCAGGACGGGAGCCAGATTGCTACACCAGGTGAAATGCTCTACTGGTGTGTCTATACACTTGACCGACGTTGGAGCTTTGGCACAGAGTTGCCGTTTGCAGTACACGACTCCGAGATTGATCGCCACCCTATGCTGGATGTAAGTAATAACAACAAAGCGCACAAATGTCTTCAAGGTGCTTAATCTCACTGATGAACCAGGGCGACTCACTTTCTACATCCTACGTCTTGAGCATGGTCTCCTATTGCCGAATCTCATCAGATGTGAGGAAATGGCTACTGGAACCGATAACTGGCTCCACGTCTGATATGACACGCGACTTCCTCGATTTTCGCATTGTTCAGTGGAAGCGTAACCTGCCAGCTAAGCTCCATCACGATACCACCAGGAAAT is a window from the Trichoderma atroviride chromosome 5, complete sequence genome containing:
- a CDS encoding uncharacterized protein (SMCOG1294:Nitrilase/cyanide hydratase and apolipoprotein~antiSMASH:Cluster_5.8); this translates as MVATIRQYKAACVQAEPGWFDLEKCIQKTVSFIHEAGEKGCKLIAFPEVWIPGYTYWGWRVNYQDSLPLLKDYFKNSLRPDSEEMNRIRSAARKAQIYVSLGYSEVEGHSLYIAQIIIDPHGNVINHRRKIKPTHVEKLVFGEGTGDSLNTVVETEIGNLGHLNCWENMNPFLKANAAAQYEEVHVAAWPVYPPASSLKYPDPYTNISEAQSELVTPAYAYETGTWTLAPSQVVTREGARLNLPKRLQNDEAAVDAEAAVIANGFARIYRPDGFRAVEDPAKDFEGIFIVDIDLDENILTKRLADFGGHYMRPDLIRLMVDKTPKTYLVDADKPNPKQFPSSIQRLGLDKPLPEEEQ
- a CDS encoding uncharacterized protein (EggNog:ENOG41~antiSMASH:Cluster_5.8); this encodes MDETLGGSVGAPASKPSPQPQPSRKRRHSYTRVACDECQRRKTKCSGERPCKACRESNHNCLYDRTTRFRNRNRTSNTTESEGSSSTRTQNQAQAAPSSQPGQGQSQPAATNSVTATAASAAPANANGLRSSDYYLQLAERLLVTTKPASTQKAKAQSQYGVPVTYFLEKLLFHRANNAPGNALAYVDNDRWLSIIALYEEEIGIQYPFLNLDELRREITEGDVRNAKDDHSRQPKPPPGAKASRIQIENIAIHVLAIISIFADARTIEIANPWVEEIYAATVARTQLDSTVNAADLCLLILATIFFFLSDREILAWRGIGVVLRLLQENSSRNAGDLSLQDGSQIATPGEMLYWCVYTLDRRWSFGTELPFAVHDSEIDRHPMLDGDSLSTSYVLSMVSYCRISSDVRKWLLEPITGSTSDMTRDFLDFRIVQWKRNLPAKLHHDTTRKYDPSRDNRGDYRICLLLHLRANQMRIIVHRTSANRLGAASLDPSTVNVLADVSHDTIRALVRLADETDIYHAQHKTFNHFLESALSSMLLVLGSISDDIARASCLQDAFDAVDLIQRLSLTSPVSQRLLERLHNIHEAMDSFRARGSRATSQMSSSLDGATSMAQSAYSPDRPAGLVRLDMEQGQGNNSRVNVPLARPPEQTLSIPTLPGRDMSDRDQHQRSNLGYLEASQAMTSPPLPYPHTSSAGIPTLPSNLPQSRRVFEVPGNILSMANELPFMNFPELGQFLDENPVNFTF